A genomic segment from Vespa crabro chromosome 25, iyVesCrab1.2, whole genome shotgun sequence encodes:
- the LOC124432352 gene encoding histone-lysine N-methyltransferase SETMAR-like, whose amino-acid sequence MDSQKNHLRHVMLHCFEKGSNVKNTADEICTIYGRGTTTIRNVHNWFTKFRSGNFYLKDENRRGRPATTDTDLIKSMLSENPRYGVREIVNTTKIPRTMVHNQQHEKNSFLKRLATGNATWILYQNVLQKRT is encoded by the exons ATGGATAGCCAAAAGAATCATTTGCGGCATGTTATGCTTCATTGCTTTGAAAAAGGTAGTAATGTAAAGAACACTGCAGATGAGATTTGCACCATTTATGGGAGAGGTACTACGACTATTAGAAACGTCCACAATTGGTTTACGAAATTTAGATCTggcaatttttatttgaaagatgAAAACCGCCGCGGCCGCCCAGCAACGACGGATACGGACCTCATCAAGAGTATGCTCTCTGAAAATCCACGATATGGTGTGCGCGAGATAGTGAATACCACTAAAATTCCTAGGACAATGGTGCATAATCAA CaacatgaaaaaaattcttttttaaagagaCTTGCTACTGGAAACGCGACTTggattttatatcaaaatgtGCTTCAAAAACGCACTTAG
- the LOC124432354 gene encoding uncharacterized protein LOC124432354, which produces MPTRLRAMDGTKPDLTDMHIFGFKVYIHVYKELRRKMNDKTKEYRSIGIDNNSRIHRLLDTNTNSTIISRDVKTAISIKLDINDGNESPRNFSHAIPTHVEINEGNKDDIDKEAEDDIKDEASVLKAQTMSKTIDLSRYMSFTEECIAEKANSATIRNKRLKTPKIQMPPYTF; this is translated from the exons atgcCCACGCGTTTAAGAGCA atggATGGAACGAAACCAGATCTTACAGACATGCACATCTTTGGATTCAAAGtctacatacatgtatataaagaattgcgaagaaaaatgaatgacAAGACTAAGGAATACAGATCTATTGGTATCGACAATAATTCTAGAATACATCGTCTTTTGGATACTAACACAAACAGTACAATTATAAGTCGTGATGTGAAAACAGccatttcaattaaattggaTATAAATGATGGCAATGAATCACCACGAAATTTTTCTCATGCTATTCCAACTCATGTGGAAATAAATGAAGGGAACAAAGATGACATCGATAAAGAAGCGGAAGACGACATCAAAGATGAAGCC TCGGTACTCAAAGCTCAAACTATGAGTAAGACAATAGATTTGAGCCGCTATATGAGTTTCACGGAAGAGTGCATAGCTGAAAAGGCCAACAGCGCCAcaataagaaacaaaaggcTGAAAACCCCCAAAATCCAAATGCCCccatatacattttaa